Within Thermodesulfobacteriota bacterium, the genomic segment CGGCGGTGACGGCGGCAGGGGCGGGGACATCCGCTTCATTTCGGACGGCCGCATGACGAGCCTCCTGGACTTCCGCTACAAGCGCCATTACGAGGGGGGCAGGGGGGGGCACGGCATGGGCTCGGACCGTCACGGAAAGGATGGGGAGGACGCGGTTATGCACGTCCCGCCGGGTACCCTTATAACGGACTCCGGCACCGGAGAGCGGCTTGCGGACCTTACCCGCGACGGGGAGGAGTTCCTTTGCCTCAAGGGGGGGAGGGGCGGTAAGGGGAACGCGCACTTCAAGAGCTCGACGCGGCAGGCCCCGCGCTTCGCCCAGCCCGGTGAGGAGGGAGAAGAGATGGAGTTACAACTGGAGTTAAAACTCCTTGCCGACGTGGGGATAATAGGCTTTCCGAACGCCGGGAAGTCCACGCTTATCTCGCGCATCTCCGCAGCTAAGCCGAAGGTGGCGGACTATCCGTTCACGACCCTCGTGCCGCATCTCGGCGTGG encodes:
- the obgE gene encoding GTPase ObgE, yielding GGDGGRGGDIRFISDGRMTSLLDFRYKRHYEGGRGGHGMGSDRHGKDGEDAVMHVPPGTLITDSGTGERLADLTRDGEEFLCLKGGRGGKGNAHFKSSTRQAPRFAQPGEEGEEMELQLELKLLADVGIIGFPNAGKSTLISRISAAKPKVADYPFTTLVPHLGVVRRDDKDFIVADIPGLVEGAHTGKGLGIRFLKHIERTSLFIHILDLSPDTDRDPMEDFKVIMRELEAFSPELAGRPSVLVLNKVDLTEAREALPGLLKFFTGKGIKVFPVSAVTGDGLTELVDWVGTEVERLKSEGKNGGKKERDS